In Jaculus jaculus isolate mJacJac1 chromosome 4, mJacJac1.mat.Y.cur, whole genome shotgun sequence, a single genomic region encodes these proteins:
- the LOC101610731 gene encoding ciliogenesis-associated TTC17-interacting protein — MSSKVYSTGSRATDSDYDHHEPPGQQQPALPGANAEAVDFLNSLKKEELKLLLFSETLAIVSDTGEPQGELTIEVKRGKYKDSTGIMSRCLLVHAHSRGYLDGVLCGNTLLGYLDKKLEPMEQHSLEYIKFPILPMERKTSLTRQDDRLVVTRIVKEGENVKTNVTSFPWDSLAGFISNAANLVLLRVMAWRQVVPNNAYFLTLDNEGKLCHCTYQALGYQTIQVGHQEAEMFIVEQTVHSDENIPFSCQFYLLSDGHLAKRVQVGSPGCCIISKMPILREEDEIESRPQFEKKPLEWKEDLQLYLRFLDRKEQLRLSHARYLRQHPEVLAAVSDFLLFLLIRQPSDVLTYAAEHFGAYSPRRRPTPYVRSSHPPSPFRALQEEEEEEEEEEEEESLEVTAEETPAGSEDDREAAGYADDVPDDDDDYDDDDDDDDNDYDDDDDDDDDDDDDDDDDDDDDDDDDDDDDDADDNDNDQDDKDEHRDKDDQDDKDDQDDKDDQDDKDDHRDKDDHHDNDDHHDNKENNKALG, encoded by the exons ATGTCTTCCAAAGTTTACTCTACAG GCTCCAGAGCCACGGACTCTGACTATGACCACCACGAGCCCCCGGGCCAGCAGCAGCCAGCGCTCCCGGGGGCCAACGCGGAAGCCGTCGACTTCCTGAACTCCTTAA AAAAGGAGGAACTGAAGTTGCTGCTCTTCTCCGAGACTCTGGCCATTGTCTCTGACACCGGGGAGCCTCAAGGAGAGCTGACCATCGAGGTGAAGAGAGGGAAATACAAGGACAGTACGGGCATCATGTCCCGCTGCCTCCTGGTGCACGCCCATAGCCGAGGCTACCTGGATGGAGTGCTTTGTGGCAACACTCTCCTGG GCTACCTCGACAAGAAACTGGAGCCCATGGAACAGCACAGTCTTGAGTACATCAAG TTTCCCATCCTCCCCATGGAACGGAAGACGAGTCTGACCAGACAGGATGACCGGCTGGTGGTGACTAGAATTGTCAAGGAGGGTGAG AACGTGAAGACCAACGTCACATCTTTCCCCTGGGACTCACTCGCGGGCTTCATCTCCAACGCCGCGAATCTGGTGCTGCTGAGGGTGATGGCCTGGCGGCAGGTGGTGCCCAACAATGCCTACTTCCTGACCTTGGACAATGAGGGAAAGCTTTGTCACTGCACCTAC CAAGCCCTGGGCTACCAGACGATCCAGGTGGGCCACCAAGAGGCCGAGATGTTCATTGTGGAGCAAACTGTGCACTCGGATGAGAACATCCCCTTCTCCTGCCAATTCTACTTGCTCTCTGATGG GCACCTGGCTAAGAGAGTCCAGGTGGGTTCCCCAGGATGCTGCATCATCTCCAAGATGCCCATCTTGAGGGAGGAGG ATGAAATTGAGTCTCGGCCACAATTTGAGAAGAAGCCCCTGGAATGGAAGGAGGACTTACAACTCTACCTGAGATTCCTCGACCGGAAG GAGCAGCTGCGGCTCAGCCACGCCAGGTACCTGCGGCAGCACCCCGAGGTGCTGGCGGCCGTCTCGGACTTCCTGCTCTTCCTGCTGATCCGCCAGCCCAGCGACGTGCTCACCTACGCGGCCGAGCACTTCGGCGCCTACTCGCCCCGGCGCCGGCCCACGCCCTACGTGCGCAGCTCCCACCCGCCCAGCCCCTTCCGCGcgctgcaggaggaggaggaggaggaggaggaggaggaggaggaggagagcctGGAGGTCACCGCCGAGGAAACCCCGGCCGGCAGCGAAGACGACCGCGAAGCCGCAGGCTATGCTGACGACGTTCCCGACGACGACGATGACTATGACGACGACGATGACGACGATGACAATGACTatgacgacgacgacgacgatgACGATGATGACGATGACGACGACGATGACGATGACGACGatgacgacgacgacgacgatgATGATGACGACGCTGACGATAATGATAATGACCAGGATGACAAGGACGAGCACCGTGACAAGGACGACCAGGATGACAAGGACGACCAGGATGACAAGGACGACCAGGATGACAAGGACGATCACCGTGACAAGGACGACCACCATGACAACGATGATCACCATGACAACAAAGAGAACAACAAGGCCTTGGGATAG